A genomic stretch from Coffea arabica cultivar ET-39 chromosome 10c, Coffea Arabica ET-39 HiFi, whole genome shotgun sequence includes:
- the LOC113714237 gene encoding xyloglucan endotransglucosylase/hydrolase protein 22-like, with protein MKVYTSLRDAEDWATGGGLVKTDWSQSPFTASLRNFKAGACVWSSGKSSCGSNSTKPWFSQELDATSQARLKWVQQNYKIYNYCTDAERFPQGFPPDCTANNSTA; from the coding sequence ATGAAGGTATACACTAGTCTACGGGATGCAGAAGACTGGGCCACAGGAGGCGGCCTTGTCAAGACTGACTGGTCACAGTCTCCCTTTACTGCttccttgagaaatttcaagGCCGGTGCTTGTGTATGGAGCTCTGGGAAATCTTCTTGTGGATCAAACTCCACAAAGCCATGGTTCTCTCAGGAACTTGATGCCACTAGTCAAGCTAGATTGAAATGGGTGCAGCAGAATTACAAGATATACAATTATTGTACAGATGCCGAACGTTTTCCTCAGGGCTTCCCTCCAGATTGCACCGCCAACAACTCCACAGCCTAA